A genomic region of Colletotrichum destructivum chromosome 5, complete sequence contains the following coding sequences:
- a CDS encoding Putative CBF1-interacting co-repressor CIR domain, pre-mRNA splicing factor: protein MGGDLNLKKSFHPSLIKNQAKVWEEERKALEERKKTQQRINELKEEREREELQKKLEAAGHTKRVDRVEFLYSGPTDGQTGTTEERESYLLGKRRIDNLLKGTEHKNLEKQAGQESFMALQAANTARDTAAKVREDPLLAIKRQEQAAYEAMMNDPIKRRQLLASMGIADDKSKSKDREEKHKRRHHHRHRDGDDDKERHRRRRRSYSRSRSPRRRRDDSEDEDRHERRRRSDSEDKHSYRRRRSSRSRSPRRRDHSDKDDYGRQHRRDRRGDRERRRPGSVSDEGRAARRRERSPQGSDKRDDRTGDAPGYRGRRNYDNRRQDRDRRPDGRANSDKEPDNGAADEERARKLAAMQSAASDLDTDRVRRLAALAEREKAAREADDQARERSSKYGDREFVNGLHRKAGNMSLGERMGRGRQGLQKDDD from the coding sequence ATGGGTGGCGATCTCAACCTGAAAAAGAGTTTCCATCCCTCCCTCATCAAGAACCAGGCCAAGGTCTGGGAGGAGGAACGAaaggccctcgaggagcGCAAGAAGACACAGCAGAGAATCAACGAACTCAAGGAAGAGCGCGAGCGCGAAGAGCTGCAGAAGAAGCTTGAGGCCGCCGGCCACACCAAACGAGTCGATCGCGTCGAGTTTCTCTACAGCGGCCCCACCGATGGACAGACTGGCACGACAGAGGAGCGCGAGAGCTACCTCCTCGGCAAGCGCCGCATCGATAACTTGCTCAAGGGTACGGAGCACAAAAATCTAGAGAAGCAGGCTGGACAGGAGAGTTTCATGGCACTGCAGGCGGCCAACACAGCAAGAGATACCGCAGCCAAGGTCCGGGAAGACCCTTTGCTCGCCATCAAGAGACAAGAGCAAGCCGCCTACGAGGCGATGATGAATGATCCCATCAAGCGCAGACAGCTGCTGGCATCTAtgggcatcgccgacgacaagtcAAAGTCCAAGGACAGAGAAGAGAAGCACAAGAGAAGGCATCATCATAGACAtcgcgatggcgacgacgacaaagaaAGGCAccgacggaggaggcggtcCTACTCCAGATCCAGAAGTCCGCGCCGGCGGAGAGACGACTCTGAAGACGAGGACCGCCATgagagacgacgacgcagcGATTCCGAGGACAAGCACAGCTATCGACGCAGACGGTCTTCGAGATCGAGATCGCCACGCCGACGCGATCATAGCGACAAGGACGACTACGGCAGGCAACACCGCCGCGACCGCCGTGGGGACCGTGAACGAAGAAGGCCTGGATCGGTTTCCGACGAAGGTCGTGCCGCCAGACGACGAGAAAGGTCACCTCAAGGGAGCGACAAGCGGGATGACCGAACCGGGGACGCACCGGGGTACCGAGGCCGCAGGAACTACGACAATCGGCGGCAAGACCGGGACAGACGACCCGACGGTCGTGCCAATAGTGACAAAGAACCGGACAACGGAGCTGCGGATGAGGAAAGGGCACGTAAGCTAGCAGCGATGCAATCGGCGGCTTCTGACCTCGATACCGACCGAGTCCGGCGGCTAGCGGCGCTGGCAGAGCGTGAGAAGGCCGCgcgcgaggccgacgaccaGGCGAGAGAGCGGTCTTCCAAGTACGGCGACAGGGAGTTCGTCAACGGCCTGCACCGGAAAGCCGGCAACATGAGCCTGGGAGAGAGGATGGGCCGCGGCAGGCAAGGTCTGCAAAAGGACGATGACTGA
- a CDS encoding Putative proteasome component (PCI) domain, winged helix DNA-binding domain superfamily → MSDDEDFMQESDEEQYDFEYEEDDDEDSGDVGIENKYYNAKQLKLTDPEDAIAEFLGIPPLEEEKGEWGFKGLKQAIKLEFKLGQYEKATEHYAELLTYVKSAVTRNYSEKSINNMLDYIEKGSDGPRAVACVEKFYSLTLESFQSTNNERLWLKTNIKLSKLLLDRKDYNTVTRKLRDLHRACQKEDGSDDPSKGTYSMEIYALEIQMHAETKNNKQLKRLYQRALKVRSAVPHPKIMGIIRECGGKMHMSEENWAEAQTDFFESFRNYDEAGSLQRIQVLKYLLLTTMLVKSTINPFDSQETKPYKQDPRITAMTDLVDAYQRDDVHAYENVLQKNQDILADPFIAENIDEVTRNMRTKGVVKLIAPYTRMKLAWIAKQLKISEPEVQDILGFLIVDGKIDGKIDQQAGTLEIQSDADSSRTKALYELTQSVSSLYTTVFKESDGFRSTDFPTDEQTMDMVGGGMTPRSGGPRGHPRGPGRKGKGVMPLWT, encoded by the exons ATGTCTGACGATGAGGACTTCATGCAGGAGTCGGACGAAGAACA GTACGACTTTGAGtacgaggaagacgacgacgaggactcCGGAGACGTCGGCATCGAAAACAAATACTACAATGCGAAGCAGTTGAAACTCACCGACCCCGAGGATGCCATTGCCGAATTCCTGGGCATACCACCGTtagaagaggagaagggcgaaTGGGGCTTCAAAGGTCTAAAGCAAGCCATTAAGCTTGAGTTCAAGCTAGGACAGTACGAAAAG GCGACAGAACACTACGCCGAGCTACTGACGTACGTCAAGTCGGCCGTGACGAGAAACTACTCGGAAAAGTCGATCAACAACATGCTGGATTACATTGAGAAGGGGTCGGATGGACCCAGGGCAGTGGCTTGTGTGGAGAAGTTCTATTCGCTCACGCTTGAGAGCTTCCAGAGCACCAACAACGAGAGGCTGTGGCTCAAGACCAACATCAAGCTTTCCAAGCTCCTGCTCGACCGGAAGGACTACAACACCGTCACTAGGAAACTCCGGGACCTCCATAGGGCTTGTCAGAAGGAAGACGGCAGCGACGATCCCAGCAAGGGCACGTATTCTATGGAGATATACGCCCTCGAGATCCAGATGCacgccgagaccaagaacaACAAGCAGCTCAAGCGCCTCTACCAGCGCGCCCTGAAGGTCAGGTCGGCGGTTCCCCACCCCAAGATCATGGGCATCATTCGTGAGTGCGGTGGCAAGATGCACATGAGCGAGGAGAACTGGGCCGAGGCACAGACAGACTTCTTCGAATCCTTCCGCAACTATGACGAGGCCGGCTCGCTCCAGCGCATTCAGGTGCTTAAGTACCTGCTTCTCACAACCATGCTGGTCAAGTCCACCATCAACCCCTTCGACTCGCAGGAGACGAAGCCATACAAGCAGGATCCACGAATCACTGCGATGACGGACTTGGTGGACGCCTACCAGCGCGACGATGTCCACGCGTACGAAAACGTCCTCCAAAAGAACCAAgacatcctcgccgacccGTTCATTGCCGAGAACATTGATGAGGTGACGCGCAACATGCGCACCAAGGGCGTCGTCAAGCTCATTGCCCCTTACACACGGATGAAGCTGGCTTGGATCGCGAAGCAGCTGAAGATCTCGGAACCCGAGGTCCAGGACATCCTTGGCTTCCTgatcgtcgacggcaagatTGACGGCAAGATTGACCAGCAGGCCGGCACGCTCGAGATCCAGTCGGACGCGGACAGCAGCCGCACCAAGGCGCTGTACGAGCTTACACAGTCTGTCTCGAGTCTCTACACGACTGTGTTCAAGGAGAGCGATGGCTTTCGGTCGACTGATTTCCCTACAGACGAGCAGACCATGGACATGGTGGGCGGTGGCATGACGCCCAGAAGCGGCGGCCCACGGGGCCATCCGCGGGGACCCGGACGAAAGGGTAAAGGCGTGATGCCGTTGTGGACATGA